A part of Fimbriiglobus ruber genomic DNA contains:
- a CDS encoding RHS repeat-associated core domain-containing protein, protein MTYPDGYVVNFNYAAGLDDAIGRLTSLSDGTGTLEAYQYLGLGTVVERDHPESGVNLTYISQTGSTGDAGDVYVGLDRFGRVVDQNWYDPATSSSVVDLQYGYDADGRVLSRIDGVNAAFGEMYTYDGLNQLASFARGTVADVGPGVGLLGTSVDSQSWAYDALGNWTGVTTNGTTQTRTTNAQNQYTGVSGSATPTYDADGNMTADETGQQYVYDAWGRLVAVKSAAGATLETNTYDGMSRLVTQTSGGVTTKSYFSAQGQVLEQQVGTQYTTRNVWSPVYVNALVDRDTDTSGTGLTATGAGYQRLWPAQDANWDTVALVDGSGAAVERYVYSPFGAVTVMDGSYGARTSSSYAWTVLFQGMAHDAVSGLDKADRRWYSETLGRWTTTDPLGFEGGDNNFYRAFANNTLTNADSSGLDIYFYYEDPSGLGIGYHINVAVVDSEGRIQAIYSGVGPGGRAVFWQFLPSKSTYNRAAVRIPKDPGYAQVLIVTTEYSSELIQAGDWVQQMQALDKAYGKMSQVPEYDLLGPNSNTYAYNLLKKCKN, encoded by the coding sequence ATGACGTACCCCGATGGGTACGTCGTGAACTTCAACTACGCGGCCGGATTGGATGATGCGATCGGCCGGCTGACGTCCCTGTCGGACGGGACCGGGACGCTCGAAGCGTACCAGTACCTGGGGTTGGGCACGGTGGTCGAGCGGGACCACCCGGAGTCCGGGGTCAACCTGACGTATATCAGCCAAACGGGGTCGACCGGGGACGCCGGGGACGTGTACGTCGGGCTCGACCGGTTCGGCCGAGTGGTCGACCAGAACTGGTACGACCCGGCCACCAGTTCGTCCGTCGTCGACTTGCAGTACGGGTACGACGCGGACGGGCGGGTGCTGTCCCGCATCGACGGGGTCAACGCAGCGTTCGGGGAGATGTACACGTACGACGGGCTGAATCAACTGGCGTCGTTCGCCCGCGGCACCGTGGCCGACGTGGGCCCAGGGGTCGGCCTCCTGGGCACTTCGGTCGACTCCCAGTCGTGGGCGTACGACGCCCTCGGGAACTGGACCGGTGTGACCACGAACGGAACGACCCAGACGCGGACGACGAACGCCCAGAACCAGTACACGGGGGTGAGCGGGTCGGCGACCCCGACTTACGACGCGGACGGGAATATGACGGCCGACGAGACCGGCCAGCAGTATGTGTACGACGCCTGGGGCCGGTTGGTCGCGGTCAAATCGGCGGCCGGGGCGACGCTGGAGACAAACACGTACGACGGAATGAGTCGCCTCGTCACCCAAACATCTGGCGGCGTCACGACGAAGTCGTACTTCTCAGCGCAAGGGCAGGTGCTGGAGCAACAGGTCGGGACCCAGTACACGACGCGGAACGTGTGGAGCCCGGTGTACGTGAACGCCCTGGTCGACCGGGACACGGACACCAGCGGGACCGGGTTGACGGCGACCGGGGCCGGATACCAGCGGTTGTGGCCGGCCCAGGACGCGAACTGGGACACGGTCGCCCTGGTCGACGGGTCGGGGGCGGCGGTCGAACGCTACGTGTATTCCCCTTTCGGGGCTGTCACGGTAATGGACGGAAGCTACGGGGCGCGGACGTCGTCGAGCTACGCCTGGACGGTCCTGTTCCAGGGCATGGCCCACGACGCGGTCAGCGGGTTGGACAAGGCGGACCGTCGGTGGTATAGTGAGACCCTCGGGCGATGGACGACGACTGATCCGCTCGGGTTTGAAGGTGGAGACAACAATTTTTATAGAGCTTTCGCAAATAATACTTTGACCAACGCTGATTCTTCTGGGCTTGATATATATTTTTACTATGAAGACCCGAGCGGCCTAGGCATTGGATATCATATTAATGTTGCGGTCGTCGACAGTGAAGGAAGAATTCAAGCTATTTATTCGGGAGTTGGGCCAGGAGGACGGGCGGTATTCTGGCAATTCTTACCTTCAAAATCAACATACAACCGGGCAGCTGTTCGAATTCCAAAAGATCCAGGATATGCACAGGTATTAATTGTAACAACTGAATATTCAAGTGAGCTAATTCAAGCGGGCGATTGGGTTCAACAGATGCAGGCACTTGATAAAGCTTATGGCAAAATGTCTCAGGTTCCAGAATATGATTTACTAGGACCGAATAGTAACACATATGCATATAACTTGCTAAAAAAATGCAAAAATTAA
- a CDS encoding recombinase family protein, with protein sequence MTATPRDLSPSPKVRPWHLDRGAIVYVRQSTPQQVADHQESTARQYALTDRASALGWTRERVTVIDDDLGKSGQSIEGRPGFQRLLAEVALDRIGLILGLEMSRRARSCKDGHQLLELCARFRVLLADADGVFDPTDHSDRLLLGLHGMMNEAELHVLKQRMHQGKLNKARRGELIVSVPVGYLKHPSGQVTLDPDEQAQGVVRLIFDEFDRQGTVHGILRHLIAHGIRLPVRSTAGGSGGPLQWRPPGRETIRQILRHPIYAGAYRYGHRPTDPRRQTAGHPKSGRNSGLAADECLVFLRDRFPAYISWERFEANQLRLAANRSRAGSPGAIRNGTALLAGVVRCGRCGKRMYVRYTRTGRPSYVCSTLRSDYGLPLCQSTPAADIETWVAEQVLSALQPAALDASLTAAAAVEEQRRQLVRHWEQRIERARYEADRAGRQYHACEPENRLVARTLEQRWDELLREVARLEAEFDRVRRTQPRVLGEADRDRVRQLAEHVPAVWRASTTTPADRRQIVRLLIDTVVVTVDPTGDRAAIRVEWSGGAVQQQTVHRPVQGYRQQRDWPQLSARLIALHEQNRTPAEIATILQEAGFRPPKRATGFTAGMVRRLVDDLGVRPRVSRVPDEAGPLTEGEWWLHELARHLGVSPYTLHGWRTKGWLHARQVGGRGGPWAVWAGGTEVDRLRALKECPRVWANRDRLAALRVPTVRA encoded by the coding sequence ATGACCGCCACCCCGCGTGATCTCTCGCCTTCCCCCAAGGTCCGACCGTGGCACCTCGACCGCGGGGCGATCGTCTACGTCCGGCAATCCACCCCGCAACAGGTCGCCGACCACCAGGAATCGACGGCCCGACAGTATGCCCTCACCGATCGTGCGAGCGCGCTCGGTTGGACCCGTGAGCGGGTGACCGTCATCGACGACGACCTGGGCAAGAGCGGCCAGTCGATCGAGGGGCGGCCGGGGTTCCAGCGCTTGTTGGCCGAGGTCGCCCTCGATCGCATCGGCCTGATCCTCGGGCTCGAGATGAGTCGACGGGCCCGGTCGTGCAAGGACGGGCACCAACTGCTGGAGTTGTGCGCCCGGTTCCGCGTTCTGCTGGCCGACGCCGACGGCGTGTTCGATCCGACCGACCATTCGGATCGCCTCCTGCTCGGGTTGCACGGGATGATGAATGAGGCCGAACTGCACGTCCTCAAACAGCGGATGCACCAGGGGAAGTTGAATAAAGCCCGCCGGGGTGAGTTGATCGTGTCCGTCCCGGTCGGTTACCTCAAGCACCCGTCCGGGCAGGTCACCCTCGATCCCGACGAGCAGGCCCAGGGCGTCGTCCGGTTGATCTTTGACGAGTTCGACCGGCAGGGCACCGTCCACGGAATCCTTCGCCACCTGATCGCCCACGGGATCCGACTCCCGGTGCGCTCGACCGCCGGCGGGAGCGGCGGACCGTTGCAATGGCGGCCACCGGGCCGGGAGACGATCCGCCAGATCCTCCGCCACCCGATCTACGCGGGGGCGTACCGGTACGGGCACCGGCCGACCGACCCGCGGAGGCAGACGGCGGGACATCCCAAGAGTGGTCGGAACTCCGGCCTGGCGGCGGATGAGTGCCTCGTGTTCCTCAGGGATCGATTCCCGGCGTACATCAGTTGGGAGCGGTTCGAGGCGAACCAACTGCGGCTCGCGGCGAACCGATCGCGGGCGGGGTCGCCCGGGGCGATTCGGAACGGGACCGCCCTCCTGGCCGGGGTGGTACGGTGCGGGCGGTGCGGCAAGCGAATGTACGTCCGGTATACCCGGACGGGGCGACCGTCGTACGTGTGCAGCACCCTGCGGTCCGACTACGGGCTGCCCCTGTGCCAATCGACTCCGGCCGCGGACATCGAGACGTGGGTGGCCGAGCAGGTGCTGTCGGCGTTGCAACCGGCCGCCCTGGATGCGAGTCTGACGGCCGCGGCCGCCGTCGAGGAGCAACGCCGGCAACTGGTCCGGCACTGGGAGCAACGGATCGAGCGGGCGCGGTACGAGGCGGATCGGGCGGGACGCCAGTACCACGCCTGTGAGCCGGAGAACCGGCTGGTGGCCCGCACCCTGGAGCAGCGGTGGGACGAGTTACTCCGGGAGGTCGCGCGGCTGGAAGCGGAGTTCGATCGCGTCCGCCGAACCCAACCGCGCGTCCTGGGGGAGGCCGACCGGGACCGCGTCCGGCAGTTGGCCGAACATGTGCCGGCGGTGTGGCGGGCGTCGACCACGACACCGGCGGACCGGCGGCAGATCGTTCGACTCCTGATCGACACGGTCGTGGTGACGGTCGACCCGACCGGCGACCGGGCCGCGATTCGCGTCGAGTGGTCCGGTGGGGCCGTCCAGCAGCAGACGGTCCACCGCCCGGTGCAAGGATACCGGCAACAGCGGGATTGGCCGCAGTTGTCCGCCCGGTTGATCGCGCTCCACGAACAGAATCGGACGCCGGCCGAGATCGCCACCATTCTCCAGGAGGCCGGGTTCCGACCCCCGAAACGGGCGACCGGGTTTACGGCCGGAATGGTGCGGCGGTTAGTGGACGATCTGGGGGTGCGGCCGCGGGTGTCGCGAGTCCCCGACGAGGCAGGTCCGCTGACAGAAGGCGAGTGGTGGTTGCACGAGTTGGCTCGCCACCTGGGCGTGTCGCCGTACACCTTGCACGGGTGGCGGACGAAGGGATGGTTGCATGCCCGCCAAGTCGGCGGGCGGGGCGGCCCGTGGGCCGTGTGGGCGGGTGGCACGGAGGTCGACCGGTTGCGTGCGCTCAAGGAATGCCCGCGGGTCTGGGCCAATCGGGATCGGCTGGCGGCGTTGCGCGTGCCGACGGTACGTGCGTAA